Within the Chiloscyllium plagiosum isolate BGI_BamShark_2017 chromosome 31, ASM401019v2, whole genome shotgun sequence genome, the region CGACGGCCGAAGgatctgtactgtgctggaatgttctaagGGTTAAATAGATTGGAACTATACTGCTGGAGCTCAGAACAATAAGAGGTACTTTTTTGAAAACAAGGAATGATAGTATCTAGAAATAGGAGTCTGAACCTGAGCCTCCAGTGGTAcgttgatttttcttttgcaggTAGTGAAATTTTTTTAGTTCTCAGCTCCTTGGTAATGTGGAGGTCGAAATGGAAATGTATAGGTTTAAGAATTGATTCCTGTTGTCTTACACGTTTTTAAGCATACGAAAATTGTTAAAGACGTTGGTAACTTTGAATAGCGGAGCGAGTTTGAAGAGCTGAGAGTGAGTGGCTGTTTGTTAAACCTCCCACCCCGCAAAATGCTTTGGGCTGTTAACATCTTTCGTGTTATTTTCTAGTTGTCGAGAAGAGAAAGGAGACCTCCTTTGTTGCAACTGAATTGTTAGCTgtaaataaagttgttaaattgGCGCTTTGCTTGTCGTCTCCCTCGTTTGTAACCTGGAAGGATGTTGGCAGTAGCTATGAAGAGGTTTCATTCAGtaaaaggaaatagagagaaagGGGTGAGCGGATGCGCAGAGCAACTGAATCCGGGGTAttgcagggggtgggggtgggtgggcagTAATAAATAGCAGCCCTCGCGCCGTGCTCTCATTTCGACCCGGAGCTCTGAGCCGCTTTGTGTGTAACTCTGTTGAAGTCAGTTGAAGGCCGCTGCGGGGCTTTGTGCTCGCTCACTTTCGACGTTGAGTGAATCGCGCTAACGGTTAGGGTCAAACCCGGCTGACAGGGTGGGATGGCGGTCCGTTATTGCCGCAGGGCGGGGGAATCGCTAACGACCGGGAATTCCTTGTAAATGTGCGCCATCAGCTTCAATCCCGAATGGAAGTGGGGCGCGCAAACCACCGTCGTCTTTGAAGCTAAAATACGCTTGGATGAGAAACGTGCGGCGAGTAGTGCAGGGATTAGTGTGGCGGGGTGTGAAGTTGGGGGTGGTCAGAATTGGTGAAGCGGTTTGGAGGTGTTTCTGTTGGTTATAACtgatgaaggttggtggagtgtgtAAAATGGCGGCCCCACAAAGCCAGGCCGGCCGGAGATGGCCACTGCCTGGGACCCGGATCGTGCCGCACTGcggcactctctctctctgcctgcgaGATGGGGAGAAACCGAGCTGGCTTTAGATCTGCTGGGTGGGTCGGGGGAGGAAAGTGTTCCATGTGCCGCAAACCATTTACTAAAGCAGAAAACTGAGGCTATTTCCCATCCCCCCCCTACAAACTCTCCATCCAATCGACTCCTTTTACACCACCACCATACAAAAGAAGACCTAATTTTACTCTTCACTTACTCCCCACATAGGTAAAGCAAGATGTCTGACGAAGGAAAGCTTTTTGTGGGTGGTCTTAACTTTGACACGAACGAACAGTCCCTGGAATCCGTCTTCTCCAAATATGGGCAGATCTCCGAAGGTTAGTATCTGGTGTGGGGCAGCTAAATATAATTGCACTGTGTTGACAGCACTTAAGTGGGATCTGGTTTCGAATGGACGTCTTTGGAAGCTTGTTagaagtggattttttttttctttacattcTTCATCTTCAGTATAGAATGAAACAGTGAAATTTTTTAAAGTGCATGCATCCCCCACGGCATTGATGCcttaattttaaagttttaaacaGGCTGATCATTTCTCTGTTGACTGGTGCTGAGGCAGGTAATTGAAGAAGGGCAGCAGTAAATGAGTTATTGTGGGAGGGTGCAGTATGTGTACTGAGAAAAACCTTTTATATTGCTGTAAGTACTGACATAAGTAgtttgagccaaatggcttgtttctataATTTGATGTAATTCTGTGATAGTCTGTAAATGTTTTTAAGCTGTTTCAGTCATAAGGTGGCGTTTCGTAACTTGAACTGTTTTTCTCCAACTGCTTTAGTTATTGTAATTAAGGACCGCGAGACACAGAGGTCAAGAGGGTTTGGTTTCGTCACCTTTGAAAATCCTGATGATGCAAAGGATGCTATGTTAGCTATGAATGGAAAGGTACATTTAAATACCCATTGTTTCTGCAAACTTTACAATTAAGGTGTCATAAGTGGTACATCTGCTATTTTAGCATAGGAAATGGATTCATGCTATTCTCTGTCCCACTATTCCAGAGACCTGAGCACATAATCCAGGGTGACTCTTCAGTATAATATGCAGAGAGCAATATCAAAGGTGCTGTGTCTAGGATCAGATGTTAAAGAATACCCTGTCTGACCCCATAGGTGGATAAGATGGTGCTTTTTGAACTTAAATAGGAGAGTAAGGATTCCTTAGTtaaacatttattacccattggCATTACTAAGGAAAATTTCTGTTCCCTGGCCATTTGGTCACACTTCCTAGAAACTGTCTCTAGTTTAACCAGGCATTACAAGTTTGTGTCCTGTTTGATGCTCAGCTTTGAATCCTGTATCTATTATAAAATACTTCCACCTCTAATGCCCCACCAACTCTACCCATTCCTTGACCCACTTGGTAAAATCATCTCCAGAATCTGTTACCTGATGTTTTTACTTATAGACTCTGATTTTCCAGATTGCCAGCATCTAAAATATTTTGTTCTAGTTTTCCAATGCTGTCCTGATCATTCCCCTATCTTCCTCCTCTGAACTTGCTCCATCTGTTGTCAATTTTTGTCTTATTGCAATTCAAGTGCCTTTGGATTTCTATTATAATAGTGTTAATGTTTTTCAATAATTACAAGCCATCTGTTGTAATTCCCTGTCATGTGGTAATGATTGCACTTTTTAAACAAGAAAAAACACTCAGTCATAACTTGATGTAAAGAAGGTCATACTCGTACAGTATAGAAATAAGCCCTTTGGTCCACCACTGCTATGCTAACCAACAAAGATCAAACTATACtaaatcccatttgtctgcactGGGTCCAATTAGATTCTTAAATGTAGCGAGAGTACCTATTTCCACCACcccctcaggcagcacattctataTTTCTACCACTCTGTGCGTGAACTATGCCCTCTAAACCACATTTTCCTTGCcataaacttatgctctctagtctTCGATTCATCTGGCATGTGGAAAAGGTTCTCATAATCTACACTGTTTGTGCTTTTCATAATTTGGTTTACTTGATTAGATATATTTCAACTTtttctgctccagggaaaacaaacccagcgcATTCAGTTTTTCCTCATAACTAAGATTTTCATCTCAAGCaatatcctggtcaatctcctctgcatcctgtccagttcattcacatccttccaatagtggagtgaccagaactgcgtacgctataaaacactggttaggccgCAAATGGAACAAGGGTGTAACAAGACCTCTTGTTCATACATTCTACAGCTTGGCTGGTGAAGGCAAGTAtgtcttcaccaccttgtctacccaTGCTGACATCTTCAAGGATCATAGGTATACAGTTTTGAACCAAAACCAAGAAAGCAGCATGTATTCTAAATTCCTTAAGCATTGAGAGTATGTTTACCATACTTTTACGTATTAGTTATGAGATTGCATTTACTTCAGAAGTACAGATGCCataaacatcaaggtcccttttTTCCTCCGTATTCCTAGGGACCTTTCATTCATTACCTTCCTTAATAGACCTCCCAACATGCATGTCCTTCCTTAATAGACCTCCCAACATGCATGTCCTTCCTTAATAGACCTCCCAACATGCATGCCCTCATACTTAacaagattaaattccatttgccattgttctgTCCAATTTACCAGACGATCAGTATCGGACCATAGCCTGACACTGTCCTCGCTACCTGCAATCATACCTTCAAACTCCTATCCCAAGTTGGTAAcgtacgggcggcacggtggctcagtggttagcactgctacctcacagcaccagggtcccaggttcgattgtagcctcggggtgactgtctatgtggagtttgcacattctccctgtgtctgcgtgggtttcctccgggtgctccggtttcctcccacagtccaaagatgtgcaggtcagatgaattggcccattgtgttaggtgcattagtgagagggaaatgggactgggtggtttactcatcagagggttggtgtggacttgttgggccgaagggcctgtttccacactgtatggaatcttaatctaatccaatcataaCAagcagcaagggtcccagcactgatcccaagGTCTTAAAGAGATCCAGTGGCTCACTTTTGCTGTTGACTGCTTTGTGCTCTCACAGCACTTCAGGGTATCCTGAACATTGTGAAAAATGCAGGAACTTCCATAAGTGGTGCCATTTGACACTTAATAATTAAGTTGTCACTTTTCTTTGCAGTCTGTTGATGGGCGTCAGATTAGGGTAGATCAAGCTGGAAAATCCTCTGGAGAACGGTCCAGAGGCTACAGGGGTGGAAGTGCAAGTAGTCGTGGATTTTTCCGTGGAGGATCTGGGCGTAGAGCCCGTGGGTTTTCTAGAGGTATGAAACATTAACAATTATACTTTTAAAAGAATTTCACCACTTCAGTGACTACATTCAGCTAATCTTGAAAAGACTGCTGTGTAGACATTTTGCTGCTCCCTTCATCTGTTACATTATTGAATTTTTATAATAAAGAAGTTACTGTATTTCTGGTCAATGTATAGCAGTTTTAGAATAACTTATTTTCAGCTCATAGTGACCATTTGGTTATGTTTAATGTGGTTTGAAATGAATGTTTAATTAAATTCATCATTATTTGGATCCTTATGCAGGTGGAGGAGATAGAGGGTACATGGCACGATATGATTCAAGAAGTGGTTATTCTGGGTCAAGAGACTACTATAACAGAGATAGGTGAAGatgtttctttgttatttgttttagATATTTTCAACTCATCCTGTTACTATGtacctctggaacagatgggacttggaCTCAGGCGTTCCCGTCCAGAGGTTGGGACATTACCACAGCCACAAGACCCCATGATTGGCtgaatatttttataaataactattTGCTCTGAATACTgtcttcagttctgatctccccaCCGTCAGAaatattttgttaaacttgaaagggtgcagaaaatatttacaaagatgttgccagaaggtttgagctacaggaaaaggctcaataggctgggactgttttccctggagcgttggaggtgaCCTTGGAGGTTtacacaatcatgaggggcatggatagggtaaacagccaaggtctttttcttggggtgggCGAGtcaaaaactggagggcataggtttaagatgctGTACTGTACAACTCAATAACTATGgcaataaatgatctggaaaacaCTACAGGGATTTTTGTTTGTCCCTAGGAGTCAAGGGAGCTATGGCGGCGGTGGTTCCTACAGGGATAGTTATGACAGTTAAGGTAGGTGCCACTAAAAATGAAAATTTTTAAGTGAAAATTTATTGGGTTGGGGTTACACTTCATATCTTCTGGTATGATGTAGTTATTTTGGTAAGCAGTCTATTTGCACTGTGCAGTGCAGTAGTGCATTTCAGCATTGTCCACACAATTTGAATTATAGAACCATAATCTCTATACTGAAAGCTCAGTACAATGTAATATTGATTCTTCCTGTTGTACCACTCAACAGTGCATCTCCTGGGGTGGAAAGTTTTACTAATGGTAGGTTCTGGCCTTGCAGGTTGAAAGAACAGGTTCTTGGTCTGTGCTATACCATAGTACTCAATCCCTGCTACTAGGTTGTATAAATTAACTGCAGTAGCACAATATTTGTCAAACTGGTTCATACTGCCATAGTTTAGTGCATTCTTTTCCATTTTGACCCTGGCCTTTTAAACTTTTTAGCTCCTAATCTGCATGCCATTCTTATTGCCATCTGTTCAGGTAACTTAACAGATTTGTCCTCCCATCTAATCATAGGCACTACAGTCTTGAACTAAAACCAAGAAAGCAGCATGTATTCTAAATCTCTAAAGCATTGAGTATCTTAACCATACTTTTATGTAGTTCAAAAATCTCAGATCCAGTCCCCTGTTATCTTCCCATAATGTATTAATTGTGAGATTGAATTTACTTTGGAAGTACAAATGCCATAAACTTCAAACGTCATAATCTTCGGGTAATGTTCTACTGTGCCTGATAGCTCTAAAAGATGATCCAATTCAGTCCATAACACTGATCTAGCAATAGGAAGAGGAAGCTATGATTACTATTGCAGTCTTTTTACATTGTACCTGCTTCTTGTTCTCAGCTACACACAACGAATAAATAAATCTTCCTGACTCAAGATCGTCCTTCCTATGGCTGTATTTATAAAGATTTTCGGAGCTTCGTGGATTCGTATTGTGTGCTTGTATTCTCACTGACTTGTAGTAATTCAGTTTGGCCTTGTTAATCACAGCCTGACAGCTTCTGACATGAGGATGCACACTAAGTGTTGGCTTGGTAATATTGGAATTAAACAATGAAATAATAAGCATTCTCAGGCAGATGGCAGAGCCCTCAATATTTTTCTTAGTAATATTTTGAGGTTTTCATTTTACTTTAGAACCATCTTGTTTTTGTCTTTGCTCAAATACTTCCTGTAAAGTCTAGTTATTTTGGAAATGAAGTTGCGGGGTTGACTGGAATTCTAGTAAAACAAACATGTAAAAGGGGCTTATAGTGTGTTCTCAATCTATTTTTATGCTAAGCAAACTGATGTTTTATAGAAGCTGAACAAGCtgtggtctttatttcaaaataaaggcTTTTATAGCCACTTATTcttgttgcattttaaaaaacaaatgtcATCTGAAACGTTCCTTTAGTGTAGCAGGGTAGGAAAGCAACATTGGAACGGAAGATGTCCTCTGTCTCACAAATCGTCTTGATACTGCTGAAGATAAAAGGCTtcatttttaacttgtaattGGACTTTTGTGCATCTTTCAGTAGTTTCAAGAGTTCTGTACACTGTAAATAATCAGTTAATCATGTTCCAAATTCTTCAAAATTTACAAATGAAGTCCTGAGCAATGTACCTTTATAAGTTGACATGTATTGgatgagaaatatttgaaaatggcTTTCTTTGTGTTGTATGTTCAAGTGGTTTAGAGTTGACCTTTTGTACTGAAACAGGCTTCACGAAGCCTCATTAAACAAAATACGTGACTCATAACCCTGATCTTTCTGTAGTTGGATTCTTATGGGATGGGATGTAGTAGAAAGGGTATAGGTATAGATTAATTTTGCAATCCTGTAATGTTAAAAGTAGTTGGaaagtcaattttaaaaattggtgatATTAGGAGCTAATTTGAGCAAGCAACGAAGTCTTTAATTGCTATTCAATTATAAATGTAAAACCACAGTTGATGCCCTTCTTAGTTTGAAAGTTAATTGATGAGATGATTGCCAGTTTAGGATTGAGCAACCTGTGGCAAAGGCTTTTTCAGATACTCTATATTATAATGTTTATATTGTATAGTATATAACACACCGTCAAAAGGTGTGTTGACCTAAATTGAAATCAGAATGGTCCCTTTTCAACAGTTGTAGGCATTCTAATTATTACTACAGTACCAGTTTTCCCATGTAACTGGCATGCCTGAGGTAATTGCCAGGTATATTGGTTATTTGAAATTATTCCTTAGGTTGGATGCTGAATCTGTTGTACTTGCCTTTCATTTTAGATCATTGTTTTCAAagcagggttatgaggaaaagtgcagttgaggata harbors:
- the LOC122565364 gene encoding cold-inducible RNA-binding protein-like isoform X6, which codes for MSDEGKLFVGGLNFDTNEQSLESVFSKYGQISEVIVIKDRETQRSRGFGFVTFENPDDAKDAMLAMNGKSVDGRQIRVDQAGKSSGERSRGYRGGSASSRGFFRGGSGRRARGFSRGVKGAMAAVVPTGIVMTVKNESA
- the LOC122565364 gene encoding cold-inducible RNA-binding protein-like isoform X3, coding for MSDEGKLFVGGLNFDTNEQSLESVFSKYGQISEVIVIKDRETQRSRGFGFVTFENPDDAKDAMLAMNGKSVDGRQIRVDQAGKSSGERSRGYRGGSASSRGFFRGGSGRRARGFSRGGGDRGYMARYDSRSGYSGSRDYYNRDRMNLRDFK
- the LOC122565364 gene encoding cold-inducible RNA-binding protein-like isoform X4, coding for MSDEGKLFVGGLNFDTNEQSLESVFSKYGQISEVIVIKDRETQRSRGFGFVTFENPDDAKDAMLAMNGKSVDGRQIRVDQAGKSSGERSRGYRGGSASSRGFFRGGSGRRARGFSRGGGDRGYMARYDSRSGYSGSRDYYNRDR
- the LOC122565364 gene encoding cold-inducible RNA-binding protein-like isoform X1; translated protein: MSDEGKLFVGGLNFDTNEQSLESVFSKYGQISEVIVIKDRETQRSRGFGFVTFENPDDAKDAMLAMNGKSVDGRQIRVDQAGKSSGERSRGYRGGSASSRGFFRGGSGRRARGFSRGGGDRGYMARYDSRSGYSGSRDYYNRDRSQGSYGGGGSYRDSYDS
- the LOC122565364 gene encoding cold-inducible RNA-binding protein-like isoform X2; its protein translation is MSDEGKLFVGGLNFDTNEQSLESVFSKYGQISEVIVIKDRETQRSRGFGFVTFENPDDAKDAMLAMNGKSVDGRQIRVDQAGKSSGERSRGYRGGSASSRGFFRGGSGRRARGFSRGGGDRGYMARYDSRSGYSGSRDYYNRDSQGSYGGGGSYRDSYDS
- the LOC122565364 gene encoding cold-inducible RNA-binding protein-like isoform X5, which produces MSDEGKLFVGGLNFDTNEQSLESVFSKYGQISEVIVIKDRETQRSRGFGFVTFENPDDAKDAMLAMNGKSVDGRQIRVDQAGKSSGERSRGYRGGSASSRGFFRGGSGRRARGFSRGVKGAMAAVVPTGIVMTVKLHTTNK